From the genome of Deltaproteobacteria bacterium:
CGTGATTTCGCGGAGCTCGACACTTCGGAGCGCCCGGTAATTCCTGACGCTGAAGGATTCGATGCGGGCAGGATTCGGCGTTCTGGCCGCGGATTTCGCCTTGGGTTTCCTCTCCATGAACTCGCTCCTTCCGATCCGGAATCTCGCGCGCGGGCCCGAGCTTCCTGGATATCGATCGAACTTTGGTCCGGGTTATTGCGCAGCCGGGCCGAGAAACCCTGACGTATTGTTCACGAGGTTCGAATCGGGAACACGAGAAATCTACGGCGACGGACCACCACGCACAAGCCCCGAACCCAGCCTCGCCGCGATCACGTCGTCTTTTCGCTGGCCCGCGGGGAGTATTCGCGATATATCGAACCGGTGAGAGGGCACGCAGGGGGAAACGCATCATGACGCAGCACGAAATCACCGCGCCCGGCCCGCTGCTGGGTCCGGACGGTCGCCTGCGCGAGGCGGGATACGCGCGGCGGGCACTGCTCGATTACAACCCGGACCATCTGCGCGTGCTGCCGGGCCGAGCGCTGACGCGGCTGCGTCTGAAGGAGTGGGACTATTACGGCGTCACGACCGACGATTTCTTTTTTTCGGCGGCGGTGTCGCACGCCGGCTACGCGGGTGTGATCTTCGCGTACCTGATCGACTTTCGCGAGGGTGTGCAATACGAGGACACGCTGGTGACGCCGCTGGGCGCGGGGTGCGCGCTTCCGCGAACGGCGCGCGCGGGCGATGTGGTGTTTTCGCGCGGCGGCGTGAAGATGGAATTCGCCCGCGAACCGAATCGCCGCACCCTGCGCGTCGGGTGGCCGTCGTTCGCCAAGGGGCGTGGCCTCGCCGCCGAGTGGTCGATCGATTGCGCCGACGACGACGATTCCATCGTGATGGCGACGCCGATCGCGCCGCGGCACTTCTATTACAACGAGAAGATCCCCGCGATGCCAGCGCGCGGTTACGCGGTGCTCGGCGGGCGGCGCTACGCGTCGGACGCCGGCCTCGCCACGCTCGATTGGGGCCGGGGCGCGTGGCCGTATCGCACCTATTGGAACTGGGCGAGTGCGTCGGGGCGGCTCGGCGACGGACGGCGGTTCGGCCTCAACCTCGGGGAGGGATTCGGCGATCTCTCGAAGGCGACCGAGAACTGCTTCTTTCTCGACGGGCGCATGACGAAGCTCGCATCCGTGCCCTTCGACTACACATCAGGCGATTTCATGAAGCCGTGGCGATTTCGCGACGACGCCGGACGGTTCGAACTCACGATGACGCCGATCTTCGACCGCGTGACGATCACGAACCTCGTGATACTCTCCTCCGGCGTGCATCAGGTCTTTGGGCGATACGAGGGGTTCGTCGTCACGGACGCCGGCGAGCGCGTCGCGATCCGAGACGTGATCGGCTGGGCCGAGGAGCACCACGCCCGATGGTGACCCGATGCGCGATCGTGATGGGCGCGTGAGGGCGTGACTCGCCGCGGCGCAACGGACGATTCGCGTCCGAACACCGTCTCGCGCCGTTTTCTCCTCGCGGCGGCGCTCGCTGTGGTGGTCTTCGCGGCAATCATGCCGAATGCCCTGTACTTCGCGTTCGACGCGCGGGCGCTGACCGGCCACGACGCGTACTATCTCCAGGGTTTCACGGCCGTGCGCGACATGCCGTGGACGCAGGCCGTCCCACACCTGCTGCAAAGCGACATCCGGTTTCCGTTTCCCTCGCTTGTCCTCAAGGTCGTCGCCGCCGTCGTTCCCGTTTCGCCCGGTCTCCTGCACGCGATGTGCGTCGTCTCCATCGCGGTGTTTGCCATTTCCGCGTTTCTCCTGGCGGCACGTCTGGGAGGTCCGGTCGCCGCGCTCGCGACGGGTCTCTTCGCCTCCGGCGCGCCCGCCGTCGTCGCGTACGGCCGTCAAGTTTTTCTCCAGTTTCACATGCACGCGTTGGTTCTTCCCGCGTTCGTGCTCGCTCTCGGCGACGGCCCGCGCGAACCCGCACCCTGGCGTCGCACGGTCGCGGGATTGCTGGTCGCGGCGGCCATCGCGACGCATCCGTTCGCCGTCGCCACCGGATTCCCCTTGCTCGTCCTGCTCGCGCTTCATGCATTTCGATCGAAGGGAATCCCGGGGTCGCGGCGCTGGGACATTGCCGCCCTCGCGTTCCCGGCGGTCTCCGCCGCGTTCATGGCCGGGACGCTGTCGTCGCGCGGGAGTTCTCCTTTTCCCGCGACACCGCCGGCCGGGAGTGCCCACCCCGGACTCGCCGTGTCGGTTCTGCTGGACGCCGCCGTCAGCCTTGGTCCGGTCGTCGGCGTCGCCATGGCGGCGGCGGCGCTCGCATTGGCGATTCACGCGATCGCGCGGCGACGACGATTGTCTCGATTCGCCGCGTTTGCGACGGCGTGGTGGTTCGGCCTGATCGTTTGGACGGTGTCGAAGGGTCTCGGCGAGCCGACGAATACGCTCGCATATGTCTTGCTCGTGGCCGTCGTTTTCGCGAGCGCGGAGAACAGACTTCGAACGTTTCGCCGACGTCCGATCGCGTTCGCCGCGGCGGTCGCGTTGGTCGGGATCGTCACAGGCGATGCCGCCGTCCGCGCGCGGACCTTCCTCGAAATTCATCCCGTCGTCGCCGCGAAGCCGACGGCCGACGGAATCGCGCGCGACCTCATCGTGCCGCACCGGCTGAAGATCCGCGTCGAGCCGGACCTGGAGGAATGGGCCGCGAAGACGCTGGGGGGCCTCGGAAACGACCTGCGTTTCCGGGTCGCGGGTTTACCAGGCGCGAACTCCGTCCGCGAAGATCGCGACCGCGCGATGCTGAAGATCGCGGATTTCGCCGAGCTGTTCATTGGGACTCCGCCACGGGCGGTGAACTCGGGCGAAGCCGCGGACGCGGACGTGATCGTGCACTATTCCAACGCGCCCGGACGCGGGATCTACATGAAGTCGCTCGGCCGTGAGCTTGCCAAGCTGCGGCGCGACGCAAATACGGCCGACCTGAAGTGGCGCGTGTGCTCGACGCCCTACGAGCCCGGCGACGTCTTCCTGCCTCTTGCGGACGAACGCGGGTTGTCCGCCGTCATCGTTCGAACACGAAATGATCCAAAGTGAACGCCCGCCGTTTCCGGCGGGCGATCTCGTCGTGAATTCGGGTTAAGGACGATCAGTAGCTGATGAGCAGCGCCTCTTCGTCCACGGCGAGGCCGATGCCGCGCACGTACACCTTTTCGTCCGCGCCGCAGCCTTCCAGCGGGTTGAAGTCCATCACCGTCATCGTGTCGTCGAAGTCGCCCGCCGGCGTGCTGATCGCCTCGCCGAAGCCGTCGACCGCGCCCATGTCCTCCGCGGTGCCGAGAGCGTACTCCTGATAGTACGCA
Proteins encoded in this window:
- a CDS encoding DUF2804 domain-containing protein, with amino-acid sequence MTQHEITAPGPLLGPDGRLREAGYARRALLDYNPDHLRVLPGRALTRLRLKEWDYYGVTTDDFFFSAAVSHAGYAGVIFAYLIDFREGVQYEDTLVTPLGAGCALPRTARAGDVVFSRGGVKMEFAREPNRRTLRVGWPSFAKGRGLAAEWSIDCADDDDSIVMATPIAPRHFYYNEKIPAMPARGYAVLGGRRYASDAGLATLDWGRGAWPYRTYWNWASASGRLGDGRRFGLNLGEGFGDLSKATENCFFLDGRMTKLASVPFDYTSGDFMKPWRFRDDAGRFELTMTPIFDRVTITNLVILSSGVHQVFGRYEGFVVTDAGERVAIRDVIGWAEEHHARW